One part of the Candidatus Omnitrophota bacterium genome encodes these proteins:
- a CDS encoding UbiA family prenyltransferase encodes MLFIVPFFFQMISGFIHNTLCDCKVDPDTKNPIKTGGLPRKKAIFLVFIFTFLSVASFLLVSRSVWSILAFLAYCLLWFFYNGFKLRLKETLAGPLAASLGLFAGAPLILIINYSSISLVTVCLFLGILFCFTGHEILHTITDYDFDSKSGCKTFSVRLGVKSSRRIKLFVDLIGVMFLTLGFYLSESNGLLQIKGIAVFFSCLMLVALLLDRFFNQNSPIQKLYSLIREILLVYSVLIFK; translated from the coding sequence TTGTTATTCATAGTTCCTTTCTTTTTTCAGATGATCTCCGGATTCATCCATAATACTTTATGTGATTGTAAGGTTGATCCTGATACCAAGAATCCTATTAAAACCGGTGGGTTGCCGCGGAAAAAAGCAATATTTCTGGTATTTATTTTTACTTTTCTTTCTGTTGCCTCTTTTTTATTAGTTAGTCGTTCTGTATGGTCGATCTTAGCATTCCTAGCATATTGCTTATTATGGTTTTTTTATAATGGTTTTAAGTTAAGGCTTAAAGAAACATTGGCTGGCCCACTGGCTGCTTCATTGGGTTTATTCGCCGGAGCCCCGCTAATATTGATAATAAACTATTCTTCAATTTCACTTGTAACGGTTTGTTTATTTTTAGGAATTTTATTTTGTTTTACGGGGCATGAAATTTTGCATACAATTACAGATTATGATTTTGATTCTAAATCTGGTTGTAAGACTTTTAGCGTGCGCCTAGGGGTGAAATCTTCCAGAAGGATTAAATTATTTGTTGATTTGATAGGAGTAATGTTTTTAACTTTAGGGTTTTATTTAAGCGAATCAAATGGTTTGTTGCAAATTAAGGGAATTGCAGTATTTTTCTCTTGTTTAATGCTTGTAGCTTTATTACTTGACAGATTTTTTAATCAAAATAGCCCGATACAGAAGTTGTATTCTCTGATAAGAGAAATTCTTCTTGTTTACAGTGTGTTAATCTTCAAATGA
- a CDS encoding VIT1/CCC1 transporter family protein, with protein MLEQSIKNKILSIQRSEITEHLIYKELSCIIKDKANKELLEKISQEELEHYNFWKSLTQQSVSPDKLKVFFYVLINRIFGITFGIKLMESGEGQAQENYSTLKELSPEVEKIIIDEERHENQLISLINEERLLYVSSMVLGLNDALVELTGALVGFTLALQNTRLVGIVGIITGIAAAMSMSASEYLSTKQEDTQKNPFKASVYTGIVYIGTVIVLVAPYFIFKNIFLCLSFVVIDAILIILIFTFYISVAKGLSFKKRFLEMAGISLGIAAINFGIGLIIRKVFGIEV; from the coding sequence ATGCTGGAACAAAGCATTAAAAATAAGATTTTGTCTATTCAAAGAAGCGAGATTACCGAGCACCTGATTTATAAAGAGCTTAGCTGTATTATTAAGGACAAGGCGAACAAGGAATTATTAGAGAAGATATCGCAGGAAGAGCTCGAGCATTACAATTTCTGGAAGAGCCTTACTCAGCAATCCGTATCTCCCGATAAACTAAAAGTATTCTTTTATGTATTAATTAACCGGATATTTGGGATTACTTTTGGGATAAAGCTGATGGAGAGCGGAGAGGGGCAGGCGCAGGAAAATTATTCTACTTTAAAAGAACTTTCTCCGGAAGTTGAGAAGATAATTATTGATGAAGAAAGGCACGAAAACCAATTAATCAGCCTCATAAATGAAGAGCGCCTTTTATATGTTAGCTCTATGGTGCTGGGTTTAAATGACGCGTTAGTGGAATTAACCGGCGCTCTTGTTGGTTTTACTCTGGCTTTACAAAATACCAGATTAGTGGGAATTGTAGGGATCATTACTGGTATTGCGGCTGCAATGTCTATGTCGGCTTCGGAATATTTGTCTACAAAGCAGGAAGATACTCAAAAAAATCCGTTTAAGGCCAGTGTTTATACGGGGATTGTCTATATAGGGACGGTTATTGTCTTAGTTGCTCCGTATTTTATATTTAAAAATATATTTTTGTGTTTGTCCTTTGTTGTCATCGATGCCATTTTAATAATACTAATATTTACTTTCTATATCTCTGTTGCTAAGGGGCTGTCTTTTAAAAAGAGGTTTCTTGAAATGGCAGGGATTAGCTTAGGGATAGCCGCGATTAATTTTGGGATTGGCTTAATAATAAGAAAAGTATTTGGTATTGAAGTGTGA
- a CDS encoding NAD(P)H-dependent oxidoreductase: MPKKILILNGSPKRNGNTAKLVEWLAKGARIKKGKVEIIRAALLKSKSNGCTSCRSCQKMKEYECVIKDDIREVLKKMAQADVIVFATPLYFYGPSAQLKLIIDRMFSLYKWDNTTDTFESPMRGKSMCLLLSAYEDIGLDIIEKSFKLIADYSDMKFYSLLVPNAKESGEIVNLKGISKRAIHLGKKIAA, encoded by the coding sequence ATGCCTAAAAAGATCCTAATTCTTAATGGCAGCCCGAAAAGAAACGGAAATACTGCTAAGCTTGTGGAGTGGCTCGCGAAGGGCGCTCGAATAAAGAAGGGAAAAGTTGAAATAATCCGGGCAGCTCTGCTTAAATCTAAATCAAATGGGTGTACGTCTTGCAGGTCATGCCAGAAGATGAAGGAATACGAGTGTGTTATTAAAGATGATATAAGAGAAGTGCTTAAAAAAATGGCGCAAGCTGATGTAATTGTTTTTGCAACACCGCTTTATTTCTATGGGCCAAGTGCTCAGCTTAAGCTTATCATTGATAGAATGTTTTCTCTCTATAAATGGGATAATACAACGGATACGTTTGAATCCCCGATGAGAGGAAAGTCCATGTGTTTATTGTTAAGTGCGTATGAGGATATCGGTTTGGATATTATTGAGAAATCATTTAAACTGATAGCCGATTACAGCGATATGAAATTTTATTCTCTCCTTGTTCCGAATGCCAAAGAATCTGGTGAGATTGTTAATTTAAAAGGGATAAGCAAAAGAGCAATTCATCTTGGGAAAAAAATAGCAGCGTAG
- a CDS encoding permease — MDIFYPVKLLADLLTYQLFRIPPKTLLAEALDFFIYDTIKIFILLAVIIFAVSIIRSFLPQEKIRRILSHKHKYTGNILAALFGIITPFCTCSAIPLFLGFIEAGVPLGATFSFLVSSPMVNEVALVLLLGMFGWKIALIYTVSGLVIAIISGIIIGELKVENLVERIAFKPPVSSLVANLELSWKDRIRLAVEYTLCIMKGVWPYIIVGIGVGAWIHGYVPSDFLAKYAGGNKWYAVPLATLIGIPLYSNAAGVIPLVSVLTEKGVKIGTTLAFMMAVTGLSLPEFMILRKAMKLKLLIIFAGIVGIGIMFTGYLFNLILK, encoded by the coding sequence ATGGATATCTTTTACCCGGTAAAATTATTGGCAGATTTATTGACTTATCAACTTTTTAGAATCCCGCCAAAAACGCTTTTGGCGGAAGCATTGGATTTCTTTATCTACGATACGATAAAGATTTTTATTCTACTTGCGGTAATAATTTTCGCTGTATCAATAATCCGTTCGTTTCTGCCTCAAGAAAAAATAAGAAGGATACTTTCTCATAAACATAAATATACAGGTAATATTCTGGCAGCATTATTCGGTATCATTACGCCTTTTTGTACCTGCAGTGCAATTCCGCTTTTCTTGGGATTTATAGAAGCAGGGGTGCCATTGGGAGCTACGTTTTCTTTCCTTGTCTCTTCCCCGATGGTTAATGAGGTAGCCCTTGTTTTGCTTTTAGGGATGTTTGGATGGAAGATAGCTTTAATTTATACGGTTAGTGGGCTTGTTATCGCTATTATTTCAGGAATAATTATCGGAGAGTTAAAAGTAGAAAATCTTGTTGAGCGTATTGCTTTTAAGCCTCCCGTGAGTTCTTTGGTAGCCAATCTTGAATTATCTTGGAAAGATAGGATTAGGTTGGCTGTGGAGTACACGCTTTGCATAATGAAAGGAGTCTGGCCTTATATAATTGTTGGTATCGGGGTAGGTGCTTGGATACACGGATATGTCCCAAGCGATTTCCTGGCAAAATATGCAGGTGGCAACAAATGGTATGCAGTGCCGTTAGCTACTTTGATAGGTATACCGCTTTATTCTAATGCTGCAGGTGTGATTCCTTTGGTAAGCGTGCTTACAGAAAAAGGTGTTAAAATCGGCACTACATTGGCATTTATGATGGCAGTAACCGGACTTTCTTTGCCTGAGTTCATGATTTTACGCAAGGCGATGAAGTTAAAGCTATTGATTATATTCGCGGGGATTGTGGGTATAGGGATTATGTTTACAGGTTATTTGTTTAATTTGATATTAAAATAA
- a CDS encoding cupin domain-containing protein, with product MREILSKLSFLFAVVLLCLTAGCGGLTGNKSIQQPSVCQLAKSSVSWDGALLPAYPKGQPEITILRIVIPPGGTLVKHKHPVINAGVLTKGKLMVQTEDGKTLHLRAGEGIVEVVNTLHYGKNEGEEPVEITVFYAGSKDEPITVYKPD from the coding sequence ATGAGAGAAATTCTTAGTAAACTTAGTTTTTTATTTGCTGTTGTGTTGCTTTGTTTAACTGCCGGTTGTGGCGGATTAACAGGTAATAAATCAATTCAACAACCCAGCGTTTGTCAGTTGGCAAAATCCTCTGTTAGTTGGGATGGTGCGCTTCTGCCTGCTTATCCTAAAGGACAACCGGAAATTACCATTCTGCGCATTGTTATTCCTCCTGGGGGAACCTTGGTAAAGCATAAACATCCGGTTATTAACGCTGGCGTATTAACGAAGGGTAAGTTAATGGTTCAAACCGAAGACGGAAAGACTTTGCACCTAAGGGCTGGGGAAGGCATTGTGGAAGTAGTTAATACCTTGCATTACGGGAAGAACGAAGGAGAGGAACCAGTAGAAATTACCGTTTTTTACGCCGGTTCCAAAGATGAGCCGATTACAGTTTACAAGCCGGATTGA
- a CDS encoding ATP-dependent Clp protease proteolytic subunit, with protein sequence MSNKIRTNKKTKTQSKKSSQTPNVAKEPKRKIGLTLNWERAIYINKPIDDTLMKELTPVILQMKQKSSDPITVGIDSPGGNVSTMESLLSLLNCPDQDGKGVEIYTVATNRAFSAAASFLAFGDYSVGFPHSNILYHDVRYSDIDDVTPSKALEAARRLERSNAVFSLKLANRVQERLIWVYLDLKPTFSKVRERWKKFVEQYDKVFSELIPKDQQQIVDVVGLSLALYSRLSSPNDQKIAIRALELLASWIQIERIEQRFSKAESEKETDPTKVISSLIDVIKKMDLEQTSPPQVPESTTGSELEEASRNDIRLLLEVLARRLAIDKNQNINDSWLDTVIEDFSFMKDIKSPSHIQATTRMMVNHAHALFDRDTADKIRSAGNEEERNKLLAPFYSQARIFWYYIVLICKCLCRGDHFLTPYDAQLLGLIDEVLGGGLIQSKREWRKTQPNYE encoded by the coding sequence ATGAGCAATAAAATTCGAACAAATAAAAAAACAAAAACTCAGTCAAAAAAGAGCAGTCAAACTCCAAATGTAGCTAAAGAACCAAAACGAAAAATTGGACTGACTTTAAATTGGGAGCGGGCGATTTATATAAACAAACCTATAGATGACACTTTAATGAAAGAATTGACTCCTGTTATTCTCCAAATGAAACAGAAAAGCTCCGATCCGATTACCGTTGGGATTGATAGTCCTGGTGGTAACGTAAGCACAATGGAATCTCTGCTTAGTTTATTAAATTGCCCCGATCAGGATGGGAAGGGGGTTGAGATTTATACTGTCGCTACTAACAGAGCTTTTAGTGCCGCAGCAAGTTTTCTAGCTTTTGGTGATTATTCCGTTGGTTTTCCACACTCAAACATTTTGTATCATGATGTTCGTTACTCTGACATAGATGACGTTACTCCTTCTAAAGCGCTAGAGGCCGCGCGCCGATTGGAAAGAAGTAACGCAGTATTTTCATTAAAGCTTGCTAACCGTGTGCAAGAGCGATTGATTTGGGTTTATTTAGATTTGAAACCTACTTTTAGCAAAGTCAGAGAGCGTTGGAAAAAGTTTGTAGAACAGTACGATAAAGTATTTAGTGAATTAATTCCTAAAGATCAACAGCAAATAGTAGATGTTGTTGGTCTATCTTTGGCGCTTTATTCAAGACTTTCTAGTCCTAATGATCAAAAAATCGCGATACGAGCCTTGGAACTATTAGCATCGTGGATACAAATTGAAAGAATTGAACAGAGATTTTCGAAAGCAGAATCAGAAAAAGAAACAGATCCTACAAAAGTAATAAGCAGCTTAATTGATGTAATAAAAAAGATGGATTTGGAGCAAACTAGTCCTCCACAAGTCCCTGAGTCCACTACGGGTTCCGAACTAGAGGAGGCTTCTCGTAATGACATTAGGCTGTTACTTGAAGTATTGGCGAGACGTCTTGCTATCGATAAGAATCAGAATATTAATGATAGTTGGCTGGATACAGTTATAGAAGATTTTTCTTTTATGAAAGATATAAAGAGTCCTAGCCATATCCAAGCGACTACAAGAATGATGGTTAATCATGCACATGCTTTATTTGACAGAGACACGGCGGATAAAATTCGTTCTGCTGGCAATGAAGAAGAACGAAATAAACTACTTGCTCCTTTTTACTCTCAGGCCCGTATTTTTTGGTATTACATAGTTTTGATTTGTAAATGCCTTTGTCGAGGCGATCATTTCTTGACTCCTTATGATGCTCAGCTATTAGGATTAATAGATGAAGTTCTTGGAGGCGGGCTTATTCAAAGCAAGCGAGAATGGCGTAAGACTCAGCCTAATTATGAATAA
- a CDS encoding HigA family addiction module antitoxin — translation MRENIYHPSIAIHPGKTLQDTLEASNMTQFDLAQRTGLTPKHINEIVQGKASITTDTALKLSSVFGMSANFWNNLQRNYEETLTRIEMEEKLVQEIPLLVKFTCFNELVKWKYIGPARTPKEKVSRLLNFFGVSSLAFVPKVQEIAFRRSDKGRISNECIATWLRCGELDAQETQTQEFDKDKLNAALDDLKKLTRQDASVFPKKIIEICASCGVAVAFVPHFRNTCVNGMTRWLTANKAMIQLSLRGSYEDIFWFTFFHELGHLIKHGKKEQFIEFEDKKNVESNEKEREADEFAQGTLIPKHEFAQFCSVGDFSNQAISVFAQKLNIAPGIVAGRLAHEHEDWQTWSYLRKRLKFKEKDN, via the coding sequence ATGAGAGAAAACATTTATCACCCATCCATAGCAATTCATCCTGGTAAGACACTGCAAGACACTCTTGAAGCATCTAATATGACTCAGTTTGATTTAGCGCAACGCACTGGATTGACCCCAAAACATATTAATGAGATTGTTCAAGGTAAAGCCTCGATTACTACTGATACCGCGTTAAAATTATCTTCAGTATTTGGTATGTCAGCAAATTTTTGGAATAACTTACAGAGAAACTATGAGGAAACACTTACTAGAATAGAGATGGAAGAGAAATTAGTACAAGAAATCCCCTTATTAGTAAAATTCACTTGTTTTAACGAATTAGTTAAATGGAAATATATTGGACCGGCGCGTACTCCTAAGGAAAAAGTGAGTAGGTTACTCAATTTTTTTGGCGTTAGTTCTTTAGCCTTTGTACCTAAAGTTCAAGAAATCGCTTTTAGAAGGTCAGATAAAGGAAGAATTTCTAATGAATGTATCGCTACTTGGTTACGTTGCGGGGAATTAGACGCCCAAGAGACACAAACTCAAGAATTTGACAAAGACAAGCTTAATGCAGCTTTAGATGATTTGAAGAAACTTACGAGACAAGATGCGTCAGTCTTCCCTAAGAAAATAATTGAAATTTGTGCTTCATGTGGGGTGGCAGTTGCATTTGTTCCGCATTTTAGAAACACATGCGTTAACGGAATGACTCGATGGCTTACTGCAAACAAGGCCATGATTCAGCTAAGTCTTCGTGGAAGTTATGAGGATATTTTCTGGTTTACTTTTTTTCATGAGCTAGGGCATCTTATTAAACATGGAAAAAAAGAACAATTTATAGAATTCGAAGATAAAAAGAACGTTGAATCAAATGAAAAAGAAAGAGAAGCAGATGAATTTGCCCAAGGTACCTTAATTCCTAAACATGAGTTTGCGCAATTCTGTTCAGTAGGTGATTTTTCTAATCAGGCTATTTCTGTGTTTGCTCAGAAATTGAACATTGCTCCAGGAATTGTTGCTGGGAGATTGGCTCATGAGCATGAAGATTGGCAAACATGGTCCTATTTACGCAAGAGATTGAAGTTTAAGGAGAAAGATAATTGA
- a CDS encoding type II toxin-antitoxin system RelE/ParE family toxin, producing the protein MDVQFKNSKMKKIFEDHKLLTREYGAQQSKEIIQRINEFISAENLYDISKIPQARLHSLAGNLNSLWSVDIKHPYRMLIELLNGDPSDLKSITSIQIDGVRNYHRGHS; encoded by the coding sequence ATGGATGTTCAGTTCAAGAATAGTAAGATGAAAAAGATATTTGAAGATCATAAACTATTAACTAGGGAATATGGCGCTCAACAATCCAAAGAAATTATTCAAAGAATTAACGAGTTTATCTCTGCAGAAAATCTTTATGACATTTCAAAAATACCACAAGCCAGATTGCATTCTCTTGCCGGGAATTTGAATAGCCTATGGTCTGTGGATATTAAGCATCCCTACAGAATGTTAATTGAGTTATTAAATGGGGATCCTTCCGATTTAAAATCAATTACTTCTATTCAAATTGATGGAGTTAGGAATTATCATAGGGGGCATTCATGA
- a CDS encoding septation protein SpoVG family protein yields the protein MNVKISEIQILPIKPLNGLVAFASFLLNDSLYLGSIAIMTRPQGGYRLLYPTKKVGARNLNIYHPINKEFAELIEKEVIMKFEKVMNKYDRYNCFNSTA from the coding sequence ATGAACGTAAAAATCTCCGAAATCCAGATATTACCAATTAAGCCTTTAAACGGTTTAGTAGCTTTTGCCAGCTTCTTATTAAACGATAGCCTTTATCTTGGCTCAATCGCCATTATGACCCGCCCTCAAGGCGGTTATAGGCTTCTCTACCCTACCAAAAAAGTAGGCGCAAGAAATCTAAATATTTATCATCCTATCAACAAGGAATTTGCAGAGTTGATTGAAAAAGAAGTAATAATGAAATTTGAAAAGGTAATGAATAAATATGATAGATACAATTGTTTTAACTCTACCGCCTGA
- a CDS encoding helix-turn-helix transcriptional regulator, giving the protein MELIKRLETYRLENRLTQQELAKKLGVAFATVNRWFNDRTKPNHIQTYQIEKLLKERSKNAKGK; this is encoded by the coding sequence ATGGAACTAATAAAGAGACTGGAAACTTACCGATTAGAAAATAGACTCACCCAACAAGAACTTGCCAAGAAGCTCGGAGTTGCTTTTGCTACAGTTAATCGCTGGTTTAACGACAGGACAAAACCTAACCACATTCAGACTTATCAAATTGAGAAGCTACTAAAAGAAAGGTCTAAAAATGCCAAAGGAAAATAA
- a CDS encoding N-6 DNA methylase, whose protein sequence is MPKENKKEIQESIFMRNIQRGIDKGIISLSPDQSKITYHCSREYTTGFKNPEEKVRASYFAELILDYDYPQKRIDFEVTVPRRTPEDRADIVVYEDDELKKPYLVVECKKDGITEAERKQAIEQAFGNANSLRGQLASVVAGTTKTAFDVAGFKPKEREKNVISDIPKKYGRTPKYKFVKGEPEKELKTVSKDELISALQKCHDTVWQGGRLAPTTAFDEVSKLLFCKLKDEKDTPKNENYQFQIGTHESAEEISNRIGKIYQKAKKQDEEVFKEDIRLEPKVIYNVVEHLQGLAINKIDLDTKGIAFEKFMEDFFKGKMGQFFTPREIIRFCIKMLNPEKDESVLDPACGSGGFLLNAMDKIREFAEQHYDEQEAYNHWHEFAKNNLYGIEINDQIARVCKMNMIIHDDGHTNVISTDSLRDFEEINDMHPKFNKDKFDIILTNPPFGAVVKSTEKDYLDKYSLGKDKDNQKTEIMFIERCIDFIKPKTGRIAIVLPDGILTNSSLQYVRDFIMERCQILAIVSLPQFAFTHYGAGVKSSLVFLRRKSEKEKAENYPIFMAISEHIGYDATGRTDPINELETIYEEYQKFLKNPSGYKGD, encoded by the coding sequence ATGCCAAAGGAAAATAAAAAAGAAATCCAAGAATCAATCTTTATGCGTAATATTCAAAGAGGCATTGATAAAGGCATTATCTCCCTCTCCCCTGACCAATCAAAAATAACTTACCATTGCTCACGAGAATATACAACTGGCTTTAAGAACCCAGAAGAAAAAGTAAGGGCTTCTTACTTTGCTGAACTTATTTTAGATTATGATTACCCGCAAAAAAGAATAGATTTTGAGGTAACTGTTCCCAGAAGAACCCCAGAAGACAGGGCTGATATTGTTGTTTATGAAGACGATGAATTAAAGAAGCCTTATTTAGTAGTTGAGTGTAAGAAGGACGGTATAACCGAAGCAGAGCGTAAACAGGCGATTGAGCAAGCTTTTGGCAATGCCAATAGCCTAAGAGGACAACTTGCTTCTGTTGTAGCAGGAACAACAAAGACCGCTTTTGATGTTGCAGGATTTAAGCCAAAGGAACGAGAAAAAAATGTTATTTCGGATATACCTAAAAAATACGGCAGAACTCCGAAATATAAATTTGTAAAAGGCGAGCCTGAAAAGGAGTTAAAGACAGTTTCCAAAGATGAACTTATCAGCGCATTGCAGAAATGCCACGATACAGTCTGGCAGGGCGGAAGGCTTGCGCCGACAACAGCCTTTGATGAAGTATCAAAACTTCTCTTCTGTAAACTAAAGGATGAAAAGGACACTCCTAAAAATGAAAATTATCAATTCCAAATAGGAACACACGAAAGTGCCGAAGAAATATCTAACCGAATAGGTAAAATATACCAAAAAGCCAAAAAACAAGACGAAGAAGTATTTAAAGAGGATATACGGCTTGAGCCGAAAGTTATTTATAACGTAGTTGAGCATTTACAGGGCTTAGCTATAAATAAGATTGATTTAGACACCAAAGGAATCGCCTTTGAGAAGTTTATGGAAGACTTCTTTAAGGGTAAAATGGGACAATTTTTTACTCCGAGAGAGATAATTAGATTCTGTATTAAAATGCTGAACCCAGAAAAAGATGAATCGGTCTTAGACCCTGCCTGCGGAAGCGGTGGCTTTCTGCTTAATGCAATGGATAAAATTAGGGAATTTGCCGAACAGCACTATGACGAACAAGAAGCATATAACCATTGGCACGAATTTGCCAAGAATAACCTTTACGGTATAGAAATAAATGACCAAATTGCACGAGTTTGTAAAATGAATATGATAATCCACGATGACGGACATACTAACGTTATTAGCACTGACTCGTTACGTGATTTTGAAGAAATAAACGATATGCACCCAAAGTTTAACAAAGATAAATTTGATATTATTCTTACAAACCCCCCTTTTGGCGCAGTGGTTAAATCAACCGAAAAAGACTACTTAGATAAATATAGTCTTGGAAAGGATAAAGATAATCAGAAAACCGAAATAATGTTTATTGAGCGTTGCATTGATTTTATTAAGCCCAAGACTGGAAGGATTGCCATAGTTTTACCTGACGGAATATTGACTAACTCTTCTTTGCAATATGTAAGAGACTTTATTATGGAGCGGTGCCAGATTTTAGCGATTGTGTCGCTTCCGCAATTTGCCTTTACCCATTACGGAGCTGGTGTTAAGTCCTCTCTTGTATTCCTACGCAGGAAAAGCGAAAAGGAAAAAGCGGAAAATTACCCTATCTTTATGGCTATTTCCGAACATATTGGCTATGACGCAACAGGCAGAACTGACCCAATAAACGAATTAGAGACGATTTACGAAGAGTATCAGAAATTCCTAAAAAATCCGAGTGGATATAAAGGAGATTAA
- a CDS encoding DUF5655 domain-containing protein, with the protein MAIFNVTNDTLKKLTIKRFKNEKELQTLFEKNTETIFGVRLLASEFETTHGGRIDTLGIDEDNAPVIIEYKENEKDNIINQGLFYLDWLIDHKGDFEMLVYNKCGEKIKINWDEPRLILVAQNFNDYDKYAVNRIAENIELWKYTIYENDVLLVERINLPKEDKQKQKVKSKKIVFEEYSYDDHLKGKNSNIKNLVLKLKEQILSLDSHIQEKVKKHYIAFALERNFCEFVVQVNSVRVHLDIEKDRLKDPKNIVEDRSQTGHWATGNSVIKVTNENEIPYLMGLVKQSYENKL; encoded by the coding sequence ATGGCTATATTTAACGTTACCAATGATACCTTAAAGAAATTAACCATAAAAAGGTTTAAAAACGAAAAAGAACTGCAAACTCTCTTTGAAAAGAATACTGAGACTATTTTTGGAGTTAGGCTTCTTGCTTCTGAATTTGAGACAACTCACGGTGGTAGAATTGATACGTTAGGCATAGATGAAGATAATGCGCCCGTAATCATTGAATACAAAGAAAATGAAAAAGACAATATCATTAATCAAGGTCTCTTCTATCTTGATTGGCTTATTGACCATAAAGGAGACTTTGAGATGTTGGTATATAACAAATGCGGAGAAAAGATAAAAATCAACTGGGATGAACCAAGACTAATTTTAGTAGCACAAAATTTTAACGATTACGATAAATATGCGGTAAATAGGATTGCTGAAAATATAGAGTTATGGAAATATACAATCTATGAAAATGACGTCCTACTTGTAGAGCGCATTAACCTACCTAAAGAAGATAAACAAAAACAGAAAGTTAAATCTAAAAAGATAGTATTTGAAGAATATTCTTATGATGACCATTTGAAAGGAAAAAACAGTAATATAAAAAATCTTGTTTTAAAACTTAAGGAACAAATTCTTAGTTTAGACTCACATATACAAGAAAAGGTAAAAAAACACTATATCGCTTTTGCGCTTGAAAGGAATTTCTGCGAATTTGTTGTTCAAGTCAACTCTGTAAGAGTTCATCTTGATATTGAGAAAGATAGACTAAAAGACCCTAAAAATATCGTAGAAGACCGCTCGCAAACAGGTCATTGGGCTACAGGGAATAGCGTAATAAAAGTAACGAACGAAAATGAAATCCCTTATCTTATGGGATTGGTAAAACAAAGTTACGAAAATAAACTGTAA